A genomic stretch from Kogia breviceps isolate mKogBre1 chromosome 1, mKogBre1 haplotype 1, whole genome shotgun sequence includes:
- the PTGS2 gene encoding prostaglandin G/H synthase 2 produces the protein MLARALLLCAALALCGAANPCCSSPCQNRGVCMSIGFDQYKCDCTRTGFYGENCTTPEFLTRIKLFLKPTPDTVHYILTHFKGVWNIVNNIPFLQNMIMRYVLISRSHLIDSPPTYNVHYGYKSWEAFSNLSYYTRVLPPVPDDCPTPMGVKGRKELPDSKEVVEKVLLRRKFIPDPQGTNMMFAFFAQHFTHQFFKTDHKRGPAFTTGQGHGVDLNHVYGESLERQHKLRLFKDGKMKYQIIGGEMYPPTVKDTQVEMIYPPHVPEHLRFAVGQEVFGLVPGLMMYATIWLREHNRVCDVLKHEHPEWDDERLFQTSRLILIGETIKIVIEDYVQHLSGYHFKLKFDPELLFNQQFQYQNRIAAEFNTLYHWHPLLPDTFQIDGQDYNYQQFIYNNSLLLEHGLTQFVESFTRQIAGRVAGGRNLPVAVEKVSKASIDHSREMKYQSFNEYRKRFLLKPYKSFEELTGEKEMAAELEALYGDIDAMELYPALLVEKPRPDAIFGETMVEVGAPFSLKGLMGNPICSPEYWKPSTFGGEVGFKIINTASIQSLICNNVKGCPFTSFSVQDPQLTKTVTINASSSHSGLDDINPTVLLKERSTEL, from the exons ATGCTCGCCCGCGCGCTGCTGCTCTGCGCCGCCCTGGCACTCTGTGGTGCAG CAAATCCTTGCTGTTCCAGTCCATGCCAGAATCGAGGTGTATGTATGAGCATAGGATTTGACCAGTATAAATGTGACTGTACCCGAACAGGATTCTATGGTGAAAACTGTACCACAC CTGAATTTCTGACAAGAATAAAATTATTCCTGAAACCGACTCCAGACACAGTGCACTACATACTTACGCACTTCAAGGGAGTCTGGAACATTGTCAATAACATTCCCTTCCTGCAGAATATGATTATGAGATATGTGTTGATAT CGAGATCACATCTGATTGACAGCCCACCAACTTATAATGTGCACTATGGCTATAAAAGCTGGGAAGCCTTTTCTAACCTGTCCTATTACACCCGAGTTCTTCCTCCTGTGCCTGATGACTGCCCAACACCCATGGGTGTGAAAG GAAGGAAAGAGCTTCCTGATTCAAAAGAAGTTGTGGAAAAAGTACTTCTAAGAAGAAAGTTCATCCCCGATCCCCAGGGCACAAATATGATGTTTGCATTCTTTGCCCAGCACTTCACCCATCAGTTTTTCAAGACAGATCATAAGCGAGGACCAGCTTTCACCACGGGACAGGGCCATGGG GTGGACTTAAATCATGTTTATGGTgaatctttggagagacagcatAAACTACGCCTTTTCAAGGATGGGAAAATGAAATATCAG ATAATTGGTGGTGAAATGTATCCTCCCACAGTCAAAGATACTCAGGTCGAGATGATCTACCCCCCTCATGTTCCTGAACACCTGCGGTTTGCTGTGGGGCAGGAAGTCTTTGGTCTGGTGCCTGGTCTGATGATGTACGCCACAATTTGGCTGCGGGAACATAACAGAGTGTGTGATGTGCTTAAGCATGAGCATCCAGAATGGGACGACGAGCGGTTGTTCCAGACGAGTAGGCTAATACTGATAG GAGAAACTATTAAGATTGTGATTGAAGACTATGTACAGCACCTGAGTGGCTATCACTTCAAACTGAAGTTTGACCCAGAGCTGCTTTTTAACCAACAATTCCAGTACCAAAACCGTATTGCTGCTGAGTTTAACACACTCTACCACTGGCATCCCCTTCTGCCTGACACCTTTCAGATTGATGGCCAGGACTACAACTATCAGCAATTTATCTATAACAACTCCCTCTTACTGGAACACGGCCTCACTCAGTTTGTTGAATCATTCACCAGGCAGATTGCTGGCAGG GTTGCTGGTGGTAGGAATCTTCCAGTTGCAGTAGAGAAAGTATCAAAGGCTTCAATTGACCACAGCAGAGAGATGAAATACCAGTCTTTTAATGAGTACCGCAAACGCTTTCTGCTGAAGCCTTATAAATCATTTGAAGAACTTACAG gagagaaggaaatggCTGCAGAGTTAGAAGCACTCTATGGTGACATTGATGCCATGGAGCTGTATCCTGCTCTTCTGGTAGAAAAGCCTCGACCAGACGCCATCTTTGGGGAGACCATGGTAGAAGTTGGAGCACCATTCTCCTTGAAAGGACTTATGGGTAATCCTATATGTTCTCCTGAGTACTGGAAGCCTAGCACTTTTGGTGGAGAAGTAGGTTTTAAAATCATCAACACTGCCTCAATTCAGTCTCTCATCTGCAATAATGTGAAAGGCTGTCCTTTTACCTCATTTAGTGTTCAAGATCCACAGCTCACCAAAACAGTCACCATTAATGCAAGCTCTTCCCACTCTGGACTAGATGATATCAACCCCACAGTACTACTAAAAGAACGTTCAACTGAACTGTAG